Genomic window (Desulforapulum autotrophicum HRM2):
TTCCAGAGACCGACTACCCCCAACTGGCGACCCTGAACGGCGGCATTGCCTATCTGGATAGAAAGAACCGGGAAGCAATGTAATCAAGGGAATTATTTATTTCTGAGTCCCTTAACAGTATGAGGAGTATTTTCCGGTCAGTCTATATATGTTTTTTGTGAAGGATCTCAATAATCGGAAGTTCCCATGAATCGATTTTTTCATGTTTGCCATCATAATCCTGCCCATCTGTCTGTTTGCGATTGATAATGCCAAGCACCCGGGCATGGAGGATGGTTTGGGTGCGCCCCTGCCATTTGGCCGTTCCCCTGTTCGAAAGCCTTGCAATGGTTTGATGGCGGGTGTTTTCAATAAAAACCTGATCGTTTTTTTCTTTGAGAATGACGCTTTCCATGGGGGTGAGGGCCGAAAGCGCCCCATGGATCGGATGGTTCCGGGCGAACAAACCGGCATAGGACAGGAAAAGATCTTCCATCCCCAGGATCGAAACGGTTAAATATTCGTTAAATCCAGGGATCGCCAACGGTTCTGCCCTTGTGACATGGGCAAAGTCATGTTGTTCCAGAAACGACACATGGGGATTTGGGGAGCCTTGAATCCTTGTGACATGGACGGCCTTCATGGCCCGTGTCATGGCCACGTAAAACAATCGCCGCTCTTCTTCAATATTCTTTTGTGTCCAATCGCCGTCCAGAATAAATACAAAGGGAAATTCCATACCCTTTACACTGTGGGCCGTACCCAGGAAAACACCGGTCCCGGTCTTGTGCTCCCGCTTTTCTTCCAAAAGGGTTTCAAGGAAAAAAGCCCTGGCGCGGTCAATGGATATTTCCATGTCCGAATTGACAGCGCACCATGATTCGAGAATCTGCCCGATCTGATCCGTCCATGGATTTTTCTGTTTGAACTGATCCAGAACCGCCTGCCTGAGGTCAAGGGGTGTCCTGCTCTCGTTTTTATGATTCTCCAGGTATTGGAGAAACACCTGGATCTCTCTTATTCTGAATAATGGAAATCCCGCACCACTTTTGATCGAATGGCAAAAGGGTATCCCTTCTCTGGCAAGGGCCATCCTGAGGGACACCAACGACGGATAGGCCATGCCCTTACGGGCGACAACTGCGACATCATTGTAATCCATTTCAGGATTGTCCGCCATGAGTTGCTTGATCTTTTGGGCAACAAACACCGCCTGGGAGGCGATATCTTTAACCTGGACCACCTGGACCAGTTCATGGGTTTTGATCGTGTGGGCTTCGTGTTCTTGGGATCTTCTTTTTCCATTGATCCGGCAGGGCCAGTCTGTTTTCATCCGGTTTTTATTTAAAGCGATAAATGCGTTTGAGGCCTGAACGATCGGATAGGCAGACCTGTAATTTTCCACCAGATAAACGGTTTTTGCCCCATAGTCCTGCTGGAATTGCTTGATGAAACGCAGGTTGGCATTTCTAAATCCATAAATGCTCTGGTCATCATCCCCCACCGCCATGATGGAAATTCTCGTATCCCGGTCCTGTTCAAGACGGCCGGTCAAGGCCGAGATAAACCGGTATTGTCGATCATCAATTTCCTGGTATTCATCCACAAGGAGATAGCGGTATTGTGCCAGCAGAATCTGCCTTGTCTCAGATTGATCAATTCCAACGATTTCCCGCTCTCCGTTTAACATCTCAACCGCTTCGTCAATGATGGCATCAAAACCCATGGTTTTTTTCCCTGATGCAGGGCCTGTCTGTTTGGCCAGGAAAGACCGGCCGGTCAGGCGCATGGCAAACCCGTGGTAGGTCATTGCCGTTACCGCATTTGCGCTCCTGCCGGTCAGGGCCCGGATTCTTTTTCGAAGCTCAATCATGGCCTGGTGGTTGAAACAGAGCACAAGGATGGAAGCGGGGTCAATGGATTTGGCCTTGATCAGCCAGGCACAACGATGAACAATGGTTCGGGTCTTGCCCGAGCCGGGTCCGGCCAGGACCAGTATATTTTTTTCAGGGGACGCTGCAACAATGGCTTCCTGGGTATGATCTTCAAGGGACTGGATGATTTTTTTATACGCCTCTGCGGTCATGGCCGTTTGAATCAGGGTTTTCTCCCTGGGGAAATATTGCTGGATAAAGGTATCATAGGAGGATGAAAAATAATCACTGACAAACCCCAGGGCGGTTTTGATCTTTTCAAGGCCCAGGCGGGCATATTTTTCCATCACATGAACCTGCACGTTTTTCTGGGCATAGTGGTGGGACAGGGGTTCATAATCGCCCTGGGTATATTGTCTTTTAAGGCTTTCAGGAAGAAGGGTCAGGTTCATGGCCTGGCGGAACACCCCCAGGCCGTTCTGCAGGGTAATCACCTTCATGTCATGCATGAACAAAAGACTTTGTTCAATCAGCGTCCTGTGATCGCCCCTGTATCCGGAAAGAAAAACATCGGACTGCATCTCCCGGGTGATGTGGGAAAGAAAAAATTCGGACATCACCTGGGCCTGGCCATGCTGCAGCGGTTTTTCCAGGGCTGAAATAATTGTTGCAAGGCAGAGTCTTGAACAATTGTGGCGCAGCTGCATTCGTTGTCGGATCTCCTGCCAGGGAAATTTCACATACACCATCTGCTGCTCAGCCCCTTTTCTGCCGGCTATTTTTAAACTCTTTGCCTGACTTTCTCCCCGGTCACCGGCAAGGGCCTTTAATAGTCTGCCCACAACATCGGTATTTACCTGGTCAAACCCCTTGTCCTTGAGTCGCTGGGACATCAGCCTGAGATGAATGACATCGGCCGTGTCAGGAGAGATTCCTGCATCAGGAGAGAGTTCAGCCATCAGCGCGAGCATCTGGGTTTCAATCTCCATAACGGCCTCGAGCAGTCTGGATGAGCTGCCCTGTCCCCTAGGCCGGACAAAGGCGGTCATGAGGGCCCCTTCCTTGATCAGTCCAACGTCCGCCATCTGGGATAAAAGCCCGATCACAAACCGTGGATCCAAATATTCTTCGGGCAGATTTTCGATTTTTCCCAGATTTGCACAGATAACATCGGCAGATAATATGGAGTCCTTGTCTGCATTGAACAGGGTAAGCAGAATCGTTCGGAACACACTTGCCGTCATTTGGGAGAGGTTCAATGCCGCGATCTTCTCTTCAGCTGCCTCCATGTCCCTGACAAGGGGTTTGCCGTTGAAAAAGAGTGTCTGGTTGAACGAGCGCTTTAAAAAGCCCTTTCGCTCTAGCCAGCTGACGCCGATTCTTGCCCGGCCGTCATCCTCGACAGAGTCGGAATAACCGATCAGGCGCATGATTTCCCCGGGAGTGATGACTATCTCCGGGGTTTTTGCCCCTCTTTTTTTCAGCACAGCCAGGATTTTTTTGATGTCCTTTAACGAAAGTTTTGAATAGGCATTTAATGAAAACTGGTTTTCAATATCTTCCTGTTCGTACAGGAGAATGCAGTCTGCAGGGGCTGTATCCCTCCCGGCCCGACCCGCCTCCTGGAGGTAGTTTTCAAGGGATCCGGGAATATCGGCATGGATGACCAGGCGAATATCCTTTTTGTCGATGCCCATGCCAAAGGCATTGGTCGCACAAATCACAGAAATCTTCCCGGCTACAAAATCATCCTGGGTATTTCGTTTGTCCGGCTCGCTTCGCCCTGCATGGAATGGGTAAGATTCAATTCCTCTTTCATTTAAAAAACGACTGAGCACTTCTGTTTTTTTTCTGCTGGCACAATATACAATGGCACCACTGCTCGTGTCAGAGAGACTCTCTTTAAGACAATTGAAAATCACATCATGCTTTTCAGCCGTTGTCACCGGCCATACCTGAAAATTCAAGTTCTCCCTCTGGACTTCACTGATAAAGCAAACCATATCAATGCCAAGCTTTTCAGCAAAATGGGTAGAGATTTCTTCAACCACATCCTTTTTTGCGGTTGCCGTAAATGCAGCAATAAGGGGAGGGCATTGGGCCTGTTTGTTGTGTTCCACAATAAAATCGGCAACATTGAGATAATCCGGCCTGAAATCATGGCCCCATTTGGAAAGGCAGTGGGCCTCATCAAAGATCCAGCATCCCACCTCCCTTGAACTGATCAATTCTGCCACGCTGAAATTGCGCAATTGCTCAGGAGAAATATATAAGATACCGATATCACCCAGCCTTACCTTTTCCATGACATCCCCCCGTTCAGGAAGGGTAAGGCTGCCGTTGATGGCACCGGCCACCTCCATGCCGCAGGTCTTGTTCAGGTTGTCCACCTGATCTTTCATCAGCGCCTTGAGCGGTGAGATCACAACGCTGAGTTCACCGGTCCTGTGGTACCGGTGAAGGGCTGGAATCTGATAGCAGATGGATTTCCCGCCGCCCGTGGGCAGAATGCCCAGCAAAGGGTGACCCCCAAGGTTTGCCTCAATGATTTCCTGCTGGAGTTTCCGACCGTCGGGCAGCCTGCGGTATTGGTCAAACCCAAAGTAACGCTTTAGGAGCTTTTCAGCGTCATTATTCGCCCTGCAACAGGCGCAGTTGCTGCTGCCACAGGCATACCGAAGCCGGGTGATGATGTCGGAAATCCCAGGAAATTCGTGTCGCACCCAGGGAGGGATGATGGAATTGCCGCCGGACACCCTGAGCCAGGACAGGACATAGGCAAGAACAGGTCTCTTTTGGGGATCATGGCAGAATTCCTCCCAGACCGTTTCAAAGGCGGTTGAACATATTTTTTCCCGGCATATCGCCAGGAATATCTGTCTGGCCCTGTCCGTGTCTGGAACAGATTCGGACAAGGCGTGGAACAGATCAAAAATGCCAGTCATCCCCATGCCTGGATTTTTGGAACAAAATGGTTCAAAAGCAAAGGCATAAAATGAGATCAATCCAGGATCTTCCTGGTTTAACACAGAAAAGGCCGTCACCTGATCTTCAAACACAGCCCAGGTCAGATGGGCGTCTGCCACCGGGTTATTCTTGCTGTTCTTGATCAATTTGTAATCTTTTATCAGTTTGTGATAGGGATTTTCCGGAAATGCCAGGGGGGACAGATAAAGGGTATCAATGACCGGCAGACGCAAAATCGGCGCGTCCGGGAACGCTTCTTTTGCAAGCACAAGGTCATGATTGATGATATTGTGCCCCAGGATATAGTCGGCCCCGGATGAAAACTCTGACAATTGCCCCAGGGCAGCCCGGGTATCCTTGATGCCTTTTCTTTCAAAGGTGCTGCCGTTAAAGACTGCACCAACATGGAATACATCCCCTTTGGGAACCGCTTCAAAATCGATGATAAGGACGTGCTTAAACTTCCCGAAGATCCGGCTGACCCACTCCTCAACCGGTTTGACATCCTTACCCGGAAGATCTGTATCCAAGACAGGTTCAGCCATGACTGCTTAACCTTTCCCTGCCACATCTGGATATCTCAAATGGGGCAGTATCAATTGGAGCATATTGGAATATGTGCCCATTGACGTAACGCAGAAAACAGGTAAAAAGACAAGTTGGATGGTACATTTTATTGTTTCCATGGCCCTTATTGTGCTTTTGACAATATCTTGCCCCCGTTCTAAGCCGAACAAAAGTGCAATAATGCAAGCTTGACCCCATGTAACAGCCAATCTTGAAAGTTGAGTTTTAAGTATAATGCAAAATTTAAGTCAATAATAGATTATAAGTTTTAAAAAGAATAATGTGATACCTTGCATCAGGTAAGTTTGTAAAGATTGATTATCACCACCGAAACTGCAAGGGAGCACACATGAGTTCAAAAAATGTATCTGGCCCTGTGCCATTCAGACAACTGGGAAAAAGTATCATAATCAACAATATTTCCCCTCGAATATGCACGTATTCCTGCGTATACTGCCACCTGGATAAACCTCCAAAAATAATCATGTACAGGTGTGTCTTTCATGATTCGAACACATTGGTGGAAGAGACGAAAATAAAATTAATCAATGCGCAAGCCAATAATGAATCCATTGAATACTTGACCATTGTTTCAGATGGCGAACCAACACTTGATGTAAAACTGGGACTGTTAATTGACCGACTGCGTCCGCTGGGTATCAAAATTGCCGTCATCACCAACTCGTCCCTCCTGCACAGGGCTGACGTTCAATATGCCCTGGGCAAGGCAGACCTAGTATCATTTAAAATTGATACACTGGATGAAAAGACATGGCGGAAAATCAATCGCCCCCATAACATCATTAAATTTGATGTCATGCTGGATGGCATCTGTTCTTTTGCCAAAA
Coding sequences:
- a CDS encoding RecQ family ATP-dependent DNA helicase; amino-acid sequence: MAEPVLDTDLPGKDVKPVEEWVSRIFGKFKHVLIIDFEAVPKGDVFHVGAVFNGSTFERKGIKDTRAALGQLSEFSSGADYILGHNIINHDLVLAKEAFPDAPILRLPVIDTLYLSPLAFPENPYHKLIKDYKLIKNSKNNPVADAHLTWAVFEDQVTAFSVLNQEDPGLISFYAFAFEPFCSKNPGMGMTGIFDLFHALSESVPDTDRARQIFLAICREKICSTAFETVWEEFCHDPQKRPVLAYVLSWLRVSGGNSIIPPWVRHEFPGISDIITRLRYACGSSNCACCRANNDAEKLLKRYFGFDQYRRLPDGRKLQQEIIEANLGGHPLLGILPTGGGKSICYQIPALHRYHRTGELSVVISPLKALMKDQVDNLNKTCGMEVAGAINGSLTLPERGDVMEKVRLGDIGILYISPEQLRNFSVAELISSREVGCWIFDEAHCLSKWGHDFRPDYLNVADFIVEHNKQAQCPPLIAAFTATAKKDVVEEISTHFAEKLGIDMVCFISEVQRENLNFQVWPVTTAEKHDVIFNCLKESLSDTSSGAIVYCASRKKTEVLSRFLNERGIESYPFHAGRSEPDKRNTQDDFVAGKISVICATNAFGMGIDKKDIRLVIHADIPGSLENYLQEAGRAGRDTAPADCILLYEQEDIENQFSLNAYSKLSLKDIKKILAVLKKRGAKTPEIVITPGEIMRLIGYSDSVEDDGRARIGVSWLERKGFLKRSFNQTLFFNGKPLVRDMEAAEEKIAALNLSQMTASVFRTILLTLFNADKDSILSADVICANLGKIENLPEEYLDPRFVIGLLSQMADVGLIKEGALMTAFVRPRGQGSSSRLLEAVMEIETQMLALMAELSPDAGISPDTADVIHLRLMSQRLKDKGFDQVNTDVVGRLLKALAGDRGESQAKSLKIAGRKGAEQQMVYVKFPWQEIRQRMQLRHNCSRLCLATIISALEKPLQHGQAQVMSEFFLSHITREMQSDVFLSGYRGDHRTLIEQSLLFMHDMKVITLQNGLGVFRQAMNLTLLPESLKRQYTQGDYEPLSHHYAQKNVQVHVMEKYARLGLEKIKTALGFVSDYFSSSYDTFIQQYFPREKTLIQTAMTAEAYKKIIQSLEDHTQEAIVAASPEKNILVLAGPGSGKTRTIVHRCAWLIKAKSIDPASILVLCFNHQAMIELRKRIRALTGRSANAVTAMTYHGFAMRLTGRSFLAKQTGPASGKKTMGFDAIIDEAVEMLNGEREIVGIDQSETRQILLAQYRYLLVDEYQEIDDRQYRFISALTGRLEQDRDTRISIMAVGDDDQSIYGFRNANLRFIKQFQQDYGAKTVYLVENYRSAYPIVQASNAFIALNKNRMKTDWPCRINGKRRSQEHEAHTIKTHELVQVVQVKDIASQAVFVAQKIKQLMADNPEMDYNDVAVVARKGMAYPSLVSLRMALAREGIPFCHSIKSGAGFPLFRIREIQVFLQYLENHKNESRTPLDLRQAVLDQFKQKNPWTDQIGQILESWCAVNSDMEISIDRARAFFLETLLEEKREHKTGTGVFLGTAHSVKGMEFPFVFILDGDWTQKNIEEERRLFYVAMTRAMKAVHVTRIQGSPNPHVSFLEQHDFAHVTRAEPLAIPGFNEYLTVSILGMEDLFLSYAGLFARNHPIHGALSALTPMESVILKEKNDQVFIENTRHQTIARLSNRGTAKWQGRTQTILHARVLGIINRKQTDGQDYDGKHEKIDSWELPIIEILHKKHI
- a CDS encoding radical SAM protein, whose translation is MSSKNVSGPVPFRQLGKSIIINNISPRICTYSCVYCHLDKPPKIIMYRCVFHDSNTLVEETKIKLINAQANNESIEYLTIVSDGEPTLDVKLGLLIDRLRPLGIKIAVITNSSLLHRADVQYALGKADLVSFKIDTLDEKTWRKINRPHNIIKFDVMLDGICSFAKKFTGQIVTETMLIKGLNDDMIDIEKTADFIRGINCATAYLSIPTQPPVEKWVEPPEEQTLKQAYQVFDNRGINTEYLIPDSAPAMGVVKA